In Streptomyces sp. NBC_01551, one DNA window encodes the following:
- the moeZ gene encoding adenylyltransferase/sulfurtransferase MoeZ gives MSLPPLVEPAAELTVDEVRRYSRHLIIPDVGMDGQKRLKNAKVLAVGAGGLGSPALMYLAAAGVGTLGIVEFDEVDESNLQRQIIHSQADIGRSKAESARDSVLGINPYVNVVLHEERLEAENVMEIFSQYDLIVDGTDNFATRYLVNDACVLLNKPYVWGSIYRFDGQASVFWSEHGPCYRCLYPEPPPPGMVPSCAEGGVLGVLCASIGSIQVTEAIKVLTGVGEPLVGRLMIYDALEMQYRQVKVRKDPDCAVCGPNATVKELIDYEAFCGVVSEEAQEAAAGSTITPKQLKEWIDNEEPIEIIDVREINEYEIVSIPGAKLIPKGEFLMGTALQDLPQDKRIVLHCKTGVRSAEVLAVLKSAGFADAVHVGGGVIGWVHQIEPEKPVY, from the coding sequence GTGTCGCTGCCACCCCTGGTCGAGCCGGCTGCTGAGCTCACCGTTGACGAGGTCCGTCGGTACTCCCGCCACCTGATCATCCCGGATGTCGGGATGGACGGCCAGAAGCGCCTGAAGAACGCCAAGGTGCTGGCCGTGGGCGCGGGCGGCCTCGGCTCGCCCGCCCTCATGTACCTGGCCGCGGCCGGCGTAGGCACGCTGGGCATCGTGGAGTTCGACGAGGTCGACGAGTCGAACCTGCAGCGCCAGATCATCCACAGCCAGGCGGACATCGGCCGTTCCAAGGCCGAGTCTGCCCGTGACAGCGTGCTGGGCATCAACCCGTACGTCAACGTGGTCCTTCACGAAGAGCGGCTCGAAGCCGAGAACGTGATGGAGATCTTCAGCCAGTACGACCTCATCGTCGACGGCACGGACAACTTCGCCACGCGCTACCTCGTCAACGACGCCTGCGTGCTGCTGAACAAGCCGTACGTGTGGGGCTCCATCTACCGCTTCGACGGCCAGGCCTCGGTCTTCTGGTCCGAGCACGGGCCGTGCTACCGCTGCCTGTACCCGGAGCCGCCGCCGCCGGGCATGGTCCCGAGCTGCGCCGAGGGCGGCGTGCTGGGCGTGCTCTGCGCGTCCATCGGGTCCATCCAGGTCACCGAGGCCATCAAGGTCCTCACGGGCGTGGGCGAGCCGCTGGTCGGCCGCCTGATGATCTACGACGCCCTGGAGATGCAGTACCGCCAGGTCAAGGTCCGCAAGGACCCCGACTGCGCCGTCTGCGGTCCGAACGCGACCGTCAAGGAGCTCATCGACTACGAGGCCTTCTGCGGCGTCGTGTCGGAGGAGGCCCAGGAGGCGGCCGCCGGCTCCACGATCACTCCGAAGCAGCTCAAGGAGTGGATCGACAACGAAGAGCCGATCGAGATCATCGACGTCCGCGAGATCAACGAGTACGAGATCGTCTCGATCCCCGGCGCGAAGCTGATCCCCAAGGGCGAGTTCCTGATGGGCACCGCCCTCCAGGACCTGCCGCAGGACAAGCGCATCGTCTTGCACTGCAAGACGGGTGTCCGCAGTGCGGAAGTCCTCGCGGTCCTGAAGTCCGCGGGCTTCGCGGACGCGGTCCACGTCGGCGGCGGCGTCATCGGCTGGGTCCACCAGATCGAGCCCGAGAAGCCGGTCTACTAA
- a CDS encoding NAD-dependent epimerase/dehydratase family protein: MRVLLIGANGYLGRYVADRLLADPAVQLTALGRGDDADVRFDLATGSPGALTRFLDAVHPGVVVNCAGATRGGARELTRHNTVAVATICESLRRSGCGARLVQLGCAAEYGPSQPGSSTAEDAVPRPGGPYGVSKLAATELVLGSGLDAVVLRVFSPVGPGTPAGSPLGRLAEAMRRAMQSGDGELKLSGLGVQRDFVDVRDVARAVHAASLSAAQGVVNIGTGRAVRLRDAAAVLARVAGYGGSLHELDVPPGGDRQQGGHGHGHGPGHGYPGRAAGLAAIGSPRSEATPEQLAAALPPPYPYPDGCGAWQQADVRTARDRLGWRPRINLEESLADIWMEAACRI, from the coding sequence ATGAGGGTGCTGCTGATCGGAGCCAACGGATACCTCGGCCGCTACGTCGCGGACCGGCTGCTCGCCGACCCCGCCGTCCAGCTCACCGCGCTCGGCCGCGGTGACGACGCCGACGTCCGCTTCGACCTCGCCACCGGGAGCCCCGGCGCGCTCACCCGGTTCCTCGACGCCGTCCACCCGGGCGTCGTCGTCAACTGCGCCGGCGCCACCCGCGGCGGCGCCCGGGAGCTGACCCGGCACAACACCGTCGCCGTCGCCACCATCTGCGAGTCGCTGCGCCGCAGCGGCTGCGGGGCCCGGCTCGTCCAGCTCGGCTGCGCCGCCGAGTACGGGCCCAGCCAGCCCGGGTCGTCCACGGCCGAGGACGCCGTGCCCAGACCCGGCGGACCGTACGGCGTCAGCAAACTCGCCGCCACCGAGCTGGTGCTCGGCTCGGGGCTCGACGCCGTCGTCCTGCGGGTGTTCTCGCCCGTCGGGCCCGGCACCCCGGCCGGGTCCCCGCTCGGCCGCCTCGCCGAGGCCATGCGGCGGGCGATGCAGTCCGGGGACGGCGAGCTCAAGCTGAGCGGGCTCGGCGTGCAGCGCGACTTCGTGGACGTACGGGACGTGGCGCGGGCCGTGCACGCCGCCTCGCTCTCCGCCGCCCAGGGCGTCGTCAACATCGGCACCGGCCGCGCGGTCCGGCTCCGCGACGCGGCGGCCGTGCTCGCCCGGGTCGCCGGGTACGGAGGCTCCCTGCACGAGCTCGACGTACCGCCCGGCGGGGACCGGCAGCAGGGCGGCCACGGCCACGGCCACGGCCCCGGTCACGGCTACCCGGGGCGGGCGGCCGGCCTGGCCGCGATCGGCTCCCCGCGCTCGGAGGCGACGCCCGAGCAGCTCGCGGCCGCGCTGCCGCCCCCGTACCCCTACCCGGACGGCTGCGGCGCCTGGCAGCAGGCCGACGTGCGCACGGCCCGCGACCGCCTCGGCTGGCGGCCCCGGATCAACCTGGAGGAGTCCCTCGCGGACATCTGGATGGAGGCGGCGTGCCGCATCTGA
- a CDS encoding spherulation-specific family 4 protein, with product MPHLTTPPGARLPAVEAGGLGFGIPGYAHPLLAPVEWAELTRPGTPLHWAVLNVTDGPGGRPDPHCTEAAAKLREAGGTLLGHLAMRDGKRSFGELVSDAHRFLDWYRVGGFYLAGAPADREELDAVRRVVDTLRGLGDGLRIVLGHGTHPYAGYAEAADQLVTFSGAWADYRWSQVAEWTAEYPPERFCHLVHGVPRTHLEEAVRIARWQGAGTIWFTDRRGAGDRDPWASMPAYWDEIVSRIGPGVSE from the coding sequence GTGCCGCATCTGACCACCCCGCCGGGTGCCCGGCTGCCGGCCGTGGAGGCCGGCGGCCTGGGCTTCGGGATCCCCGGCTACGCGCACCCGCTGCTCGCCCCGGTGGAGTGGGCCGAACTGACCCGGCCCGGAACCCCGCTGCACTGGGCCGTGCTCAACGTCACGGACGGCCCGGGCGGGCGGCCCGACCCGCACTGCACGGAGGCGGCGGCGAAGCTCCGGGAAGCCGGCGGGACGCTGCTGGGCCATCTCGCGATGCGGGACGGGAAGCGGTCGTTCGGGGAGCTGGTCTCCGACGCCCACCGCTTCCTGGACTGGTACCGGGTCGGCGGGTTCTACCTCGCCGGCGCCCCGGCGGACCGGGAGGAACTGGACGCGGTGCGCCGGGTCGTGGACACCCTGCGGGGCCTCGGCGACGGGCTCCGGATCGTGCTCGGGCACGGCACCCACCCGTACGCGGGGTACGCGGAGGCCGCCGACCAGCTGGTGACCTTCTCCGGGGCCTGGGCCGACTACCGGTGGTCGCAGGTGGCGGAGTGGACCGCCGAGTACCCGCCGGAGCGGTTCTGCCACCTCGTCCACGGAGTGCCGCGCACGCATCTGGAGGAGGCCGTGCGGATCGCCCGCTGGCAGGGCGCCGGGACCATCTGGTTCACCGACCGCAGGGGCGCGGGGGACCGGGATCCCTGGGCCTCGATGCCCGCGTACTGGGACGAAATCGTCTCACGCATCGGACCGGGTGTCTCGGAATGA